CGACCGCCGCCGGCTTCGGAGTCGCTCAAGGACCTAGACCGCCTGCACGGCCAACAGCGGCCCGAGCACCAGACTGGCGAACGCCGCCCCGAGCAGCAGGCGCGGCTGGTAAGGCAGGCCGAACACCCACAGGGTCACGCCGGCCATCAGCACGGCGATCCACTCCACCAGGCCCAGGGCCCAGCCGCGCCCGAGCACGGCGAAGATCAACGACAGCAACAGCAAGACCCAGCCCGCGAGCTTCAAGGCTCGCAGTTGCCGGCCCGTGGGGTTGCGCCCGAGCAGGTCGTTGAAGTGTTTTTCCATGGCCAGGCACAGGCCGGCGAAACCGGCGAAGCCCATCAGCGCGACCCCCAGCATCAGCTCGCCTCCACGGTCGTGGCGGTGCGTCGCGCACGCTTGGCGACCGGCTTGGGCGCACGCAGCATCTTGCCGGCAGCCCAGGCCAGGAACACGCCGGTGGCCAGGGCCGTCAGGTCGAAACCGGCCATCGCCCAGTCACCCGCGGCGATGGAGTGATCCAACCCCTTGTCAGTGGTCAACGCGTTGAGCAGCGGTAGCAAGGCGAACGCCAGCGCTCCCAGCGTCAGTTGTTCGCCCCAGGCACGGCGCCCGCTGCGCAATATGGCGTGGAGCAAAGACGCGCCCCAGGCCAGGAAGAAAGCATTGATCTCCCAATCGGACCGGCCGTCCAGCGTCGTTGGTAGCAACCGATTGGCCCAGAAGAACGCCGCCACGCCCAGCAACAGGCCGCTCATGCTGGCGATGTTCAGCACTTCGACCAGGCGCAGCTCGCCGGGCATGCGCTCGCTCTTGGCATGCTTGAGCTGGCGCTTGCCCAGCCACATCACCAGGCCCGTGCCGATCACCGCCGTGCCGGCCAAGCCGAAGGCGAAGTACAACCAGCGCAGCCAGGGCCCGGCGAAGTTGCCCATGTGCAGGCCGACAAAGGTAAAGGAGGTGGTCATCGCCACGCTTTCCGGCGCGCCGCGTCGCAGCAGCTCGCCACTGACGCCATCGAAGGTCCAGGTGGCGCTGCGCTGGTAGGCGACGCTGTCGGCCGAGGCGCGGGTGAAGGTGACCCGGGCGTTGCGGTCGCCTGGGTTGTGCACCTGGATGTAGCCCATGCGCGCGCCCGGCGCCTGTTCCTGGACCTTGGCGTACAGTTCGGTCAACGGCGCCAGCGGCGCGGCCTGGGCCACCGCCTCGGGCACCTCGTCGCGGCCGAACACATCGTTGAAGTAGCCACTGCTGTCGCCATAGCTGGCCAGGATACTGGCCGGCATGACCATGTACATGAAGATCACCAGGCTGCTATAGCTGATCATCAGGTGGAACGGCAGCACCAGCACGCCGATGGCGTTGTGGCCATCGAGCCAGGAACGCTGGCCCTTGCCCGGGCGGAAGGTGAAGAACTCCTTGAAGATCTTCTTGTGGGTGATGATCCCGGTGACCAGCCCCAGCAGCATGATGAAGGCGCAGAAGGTCGACAGCCAGCGGCCCCAGGGGTGGGGCATCTGCAGCTGGAAGTGGAAGCGGTAGAAGAACTCGCCGCCACGGCTGTCACGGGCCTCGACCGCCTCGCCGGTGCGGGCGTCGAGTTCCTTGTCGGTGAAACCCCGGCGCCCACCGCCGTTCGGGTCGCGCCAGCTGACACTCAGCGCCGCCTCGCGCTCGCTGGGCAGGCGGATGAACCAGGTGCTGGCGTGACCGGCATGGGTTTCCAGGTAACGCTGGGCCAGGCCGAGGCTGCGTACCGGGTCGAGCGGATGGCTCTGCACCTCGGGCTGGGTCCAGTGGCTGATCTCCTCCTTGAAGTACGACAGCGTTCCGGTAAGGAAGATGGCGAACAGCAGCCAGCCGAAGATCAGGCCGGTCCAGGTGTGCAGCCAGGCCATGGCCTGGCGGAAGCCTTCTTTCATGGCAGGTTCATCCAGTAGGCCAGCACGTTGATCAGCCCCAGGGCCAGGCTTGGCAGCAGCACGCCCAGCCAGGCGCGCCAGGCGCTGCGGCAGGCAAAGCACCCGATGAAGGCGATCAGGTAGAAGACGAACGACAGCATCATCCCGGTCATCGTCGCGTCGGCCTGGGTCATCGGCGCAAGCAGGGTGATGCAGACACTGGCCATCGACGCCAGCAGGTAGCCACCCAGCAGCGCGGCCAGGCTGCGTGAGGTCACGGCCAGGCGGTAGCTCAGGGGAAGGCCGGCGGCTTTGCTCTTCATGGCGAGGGTCCGGGGATTGGGAGTGCAATACTAATGATTTCAATTCTCATAAGCAAAGCATGCAGGCACCAGCGGTACGCATGCCTTGCGGCGGCAGCGATTGCCGAACACCGGCGGCATGAATACAATGCGAACAATTCTTACTTCCAGTTGCGCCTTCTGGCGCCGGAGTCGTATCGGTGTCCAGTGCCCTCTCTTCCACCGTCGAAGGTCTCTACCACGCCCATCACAGTTGGCTGAC
This window of the Pseudomonas mosselii genome carries:
- a CDS encoding DUF3325 domain-containing protein; its protein translation is MLGVALMGFAGFAGLCLAMEKHFNDLLGRNPTGRQLRALKLAGWVLLLLSLIFAVLGRGWALGLVEWIAVLMAGVTLWVFGLPYQPRLLLGAAFASLVLGPLLAVQAV
- a CDS encoding PepSY-associated TM helix domain-containing protein, encoding MKEGFRQAMAWLHTWTGLIFGWLLFAIFLTGTLSYFKEEISHWTQPEVQSHPLDPVRSLGLAQRYLETHAGHASTWFIRLPSEREAALSVSWRDPNGGGRRGFTDKELDARTGEAVEARDSRGGEFFYRFHFQLQMPHPWGRWLSTFCAFIMLLGLVTGIITHKKIFKEFFTFRPGKGQRSWLDGHNAIGVLVLPFHLMISYSSLVIFMYMVMPASILASYGDSSGYFNDVFGRDEVPEAVAQAAPLAPLTELYAKVQEQAPGARMGYIQVHNPGDRNARVTFTRASADSVAYQRSATWTFDGVSGELLRRGAPESVAMTTSFTFVGLHMGNFAGPWLRWLYFAFGLAGTAVIGTGLVMWLGKRQLKHAKSERMPGELRLVEVLNIASMSGLLLGVAAFFWANRLLPTTLDGRSDWEINAFFLAWGASLLHAILRSGRRAWGEQLTLGALAFALLPLLNALTTDKGLDHSIAAGDWAMAGFDLTALATGVFLAWAAGKMLRAPKPVAKRARRTATTVEAS
- a CDS encoding DUF3649 domain-containing protein, with the protein product MKSKAAGLPLSYRLAVTSRSLAALLGGYLLASMASVCITLLAPMTQADATMTGMMLSFVFYLIAFIGCFACRSAWRAWLGVLLPSLALGLINVLAYWMNLP